From Pseudomonas sp. CCI4.2, one genomic window encodes:
- a CDS encoding glycine zipper 2TM domain-containing protein, which yields MNKSMLVGTVLGAVAVTAGGAFATYSLVKSGPEYADVLGVQPIKEQVKTPRQVCKEVAVTRQAPVKDQHQILGSVLGAVAGGLLGNQVGGGKGKTLATVAGAAGGGYAGNRVQEGMQERDTYTTNQTRCNTVNDISDKVVGYDVKYQLNGKVGQVRMDRDPGNQIPVNKQGQLMLGQDAPPPQTTQQ from the coding sequence GTGAACAAGTCGATGCTTGTCGGTACGGTATTGGGTGCGGTTGCCGTCACTGCCGGAGGTGCATTCGCCACCTATAGCTTGGTTAAAAGCGGCCCCGAATATGCAGATGTGCTGGGAGTTCAGCCCATCAAAGAACAAGTAAAAACCCCTCGTCAAGTCTGCAAAGAGGTGGCGGTTACCCGTCAGGCGCCGGTCAAGGACCAGCATCAGATATTGGGTAGCGTATTGGGTGCGGTAGCAGGTGGTTTGTTGGGCAACCAGGTAGGCGGCGGTAAAGGTAAAACCCTCGCTACGGTCGCCGGTGCGGCGGGTGGTGGATACGCCGGCAACCGCGTTCAGGAAGGCATGCAGGAGCGCGATACTTACACCACTAATCAAACGCGGTGTAATACCGTCAATGACATCAGCGATAAAGTTGTGGGTTATGACGTGAAGTATCAATTGAACGGTAAAGTTGGTCAGGTCCGTATGGACCGTGATCCCGGTAATCAAATTCCGGTGAACAAACAGGGCCAACTAATGTTGGGTCAAGACGCTCCGCCGCCACAAACTACACAGCAATAA
- the secF gene encoding protein translocase subunit SecF: protein MLRTINFMGVRNIAFAITMLLTVLALFSFFHKGLNYGLDFTGGTLIELTYERAADLPKVRQELETAGYHEAVVQSFGATTDLLVRMPGEDPQLGNQVAAVLRQTGADNPVTVKRVEFVGPQVGSELRDQGGLGMLMALGGVLIYLAFRFQWKFAVGAIVSLIHDVVVTVGILSFFQVTFDLTVLAAVLAIIGYSLNDTIVVFDRVRENFRILRKATLIENINVSTTQTLLRTMATSISTLLAIVALWVFGGDSLHGFSVALFIGVLAGTYSSIYIANVVLIWLSLTTEDLIPPVITDKVDDRP, encoded by the coding sequence ATGTTACGTACCATTAACTTTATGGGCGTTCGCAATATTGCGTTCGCTATCACCATGCTCCTTACGGTGCTGGCTTTGTTCAGCTTCTTTCATAAAGGCCTGAACTACGGTTTGGACTTTACCGGCGGTACGCTCATTGAGCTGACTTACGAGCGTGCGGCAGACTTGCCGAAAGTACGTCAGGAGTTGGAAACCGCGGGTTACCACGAAGCAGTCGTTCAAAGCTTTGGCGCAACGACGGATTTGCTGGTGCGTATGCCAGGCGAAGATCCGCAGTTGGGCAATCAGGTTGCTGCAGTGCTGCGCCAGACCGGTGCGGATAACCCCGTGACCGTCAAGCGTGTGGAGTTCGTTGGTCCTCAAGTGGGTTCAGAGCTTCGTGACCAAGGCGGCCTCGGCATGCTGATGGCATTGGGTGGCGTTCTGATCTACCTGGCCTTCCGCTTCCAGTGGAAGTTTGCCGTCGGCGCCATCGTCTCGTTGATCCATGACGTGGTGGTCACCGTGGGCATCCTGTCGTTTTTCCAGGTGACGTTTGACCTGACAGTACTCGCCGCTGTACTGGCGATCATTGGTTATTCGTTGAACGACACCATTGTGGTATTTGACCGGGTTCGGGAAAACTTCCGGATTTTGCGCAAGGCGACGTTGATCGAGAACATCAATGTTTCTACCACTCAGACGCTGCTGCGGACGATGGCAACTTCGATTTCGACGTTGCTGGCGATTGTCGCATTGTGGGTCTTTGGCGGTGACAGCTTGCACGGTTTCTCCGTCGCGCTGTTTATCGGTGTACTGGCGGGTACTTACTCGTCGATCTACATCGCTAACGTTGTGCTTATTTGGCTGAGCCTAACTACTGAGGACCTCATTCCTCCGGTGATTACAGACAAGGTTGATGATCGTCCTTAG